The Agromyces mangrovi genome contains a region encoding:
- a CDS encoding ATP-binding protein — protein sequence MRYIERVADGELDRALRRAGAVLVEGPRACGKSVTAGRRAASTVRLDSDPSIAAQVAVDPALVLEGPSPRLLDEWQLYPTLWNAVRHAVDDAHERGRFILTGSTAPTGDAIRHSGAGRFARLRMRTMSLWESGHSDGRVSLEALLTGEPPRASESGLGFDDLLRCIANGGWPGFVGLDEHETVESIQDYADTVANVDVDSAGKVRDSARVRRLMVALARNVATEVTVSTLARDEASLSRDAVREYLDALSRIFVIEDQPAWSAHLRSSATLRQEPKRHFCDPSLALSLVGGDATALRGDLRYAGQLFESLAVHDLRVLSQPLGGAVFHARDSTGREVDAIVQLRDGSWAGFEVKLGASAEAVDTAAASLAAFADNVRGDRAPVLTVITGMGASYRRADGVNVVAIGSLGP from the coding sequence ATGCGGTACATCGAGCGCGTCGCAGATGGCGAGCTCGACCGGGCGCTCAGGCGTGCGGGGGCTGTTCTCGTCGAAGGCCCAAGGGCTTGCGGAAAGTCGGTCACGGCTGGTCGACGAGCCGCGAGTACGGTCAGACTCGATTCCGATCCATCCATTGCCGCCCAGGTCGCCGTCGACCCGGCGCTCGTACTCGAGGGGCCGTCCCCCCGGCTTCTCGACGAGTGGCAGTTGTATCCGACGCTCTGGAACGCCGTGCGACACGCAGTGGACGACGCGCACGAGCGCGGTCGGTTCATCCTCACCGGTTCCACGGCACCGACCGGCGACGCCATCCGCCACTCCGGGGCGGGCCGCTTCGCGCGGCTCCGGATGCGCACCATGTCGCTCTGGGAGTCCGGGCACTCCGACGGGCGCGTCTCGCTCGAGGCGCTGCTCACCGGAGAGCCACCGCGGGCGAGCGAGTCAGGACTCGGCTTCGACGATCTGCTGCGATGCATCGCCAACGGCGGCTGGCCCGGCTTCGTCGGCCTCGATGAGCACGAGACCGTCGAGAGCATCCAGGACTACGCGGACACCGTCGCGAACGTCGACGTGGACTCAGCGGGGAAGGTCCGTGACTCCGCGCGGGTGCGCAGGCTCATGGTCGCCCTCGCGCGCAACGTTGCCACCGAGGTGACCGTCTCGACCCTCGCGCGCGACGAGGCGTCGCTGTCTCGTGATGCGGTTCGCGAGTACCTCGACGCGCTGTCCCGCATCTTCGTCATCGAGGACCAACCCGCCTGGTCGGCGCACCTGCGCTCCTCGGCCACACTCCGACAGGAGCCAAAGCGACACTTCTGCGATCCCTCGCTCGCGCTCTCGCTGGTCGGCGGCGACGCTACCGCACTGAGAGGAGACCTGCGGTACGCCGGTCAACTGTTCGAGTCACTCGCGGTGCATGACCTGCGGGTGCTCTCCCAGCCGCTCGGCGGCGCAGTCTTCCACGCGCGGGACTCCACAGGTCGCGAGGTCGACGCGATCGTGCAGCTGCGCGACGGGTCATGGGCGGGCTTCGAGGTCAAGCTCGGTGCGAGCGCCGAGGCGGTCGATACCGCCGCTGCCTCCCTTGCCGCGTTCGCCGACAATGTCAGGGGCGATCGTGCACCTGTGCTCACGGTGATCACGGGAATGGGCGCGTCCTACCGACGGGCCGACGGGGTCAACGTCGTCGCGATCGGCTCGCTCGGTCCGTAG
- a CDS encoding lipocalin-like domain-containing protein, which translates to MTLAADLIGTWRLHSRVDHVEDGSVVPEPSLGADPLGLLTYDRGGNFAAQFMRRDRDVADSGERPPSPRGRRAGSRRTTARRSAATTRTSVRTSSMRGRARSRRR; encoded by the coding sequence ATGACGCTCGCGGCGGATCTGATCGGCACGTGGCGTCTGCACTCGCGGGTCGACCACGTGGAGGACGGGTCCGTCGTTCCGGAGCCGAGCCTCGGGGCCGACCCCCTCGGCCTGCTGACCTACGATCGCGGGGGCAACTTTGCCGCCCAGTTCATGCGTCGAGACCGAGACGTCGCCGACTCCGGGGAGCGGCCGCCGTCGCCGCGCGGCAGGCGGGCCGGATCTCGTCGAACAACAGCACGGCGGTCGGCGGCTACGACGCGTACTTCGGTACGTACGTCGTCGATGAGGGGACGAGCGAGGTCACGCAGACGCTGA
- a CDS encoding ABC transporter substrate-binding protein, whose product MIRWKMAAATAALAVSTALAVSACSAGTENADAGGGRLTLGAVGAPTTFDPAGSQWGNASPFYQAVFDTLLLATPEGEIEPWLATDWSYNEDNTQLTLTLRDDVTFTDGSKLTGDVVVTNLQRFKDGTGPDAGYLANVSTFEAPDDATVVITLSAPDPALVSYLTRDAGLVGASDSLDTPDTATTPVGSGPYMLDTGATVTGTTYVYTKNPDYWNPDVQHYDELVINVLSDGTAALNAILAGEANGVRLAGNDALDQIEGAGWTINANELDFQGLLLLDRAGSMNPALGDVRVRQAINYAFDRAGMLEAVGLGYGTVTTQVFPTTSDAYDESLDSFYEYDPAMARELLAEAGYDDGLTISMPSLSVFPESIYALIAQQLAEVGITVEQTDVPAGNFIADLLAPKYPASFMALEQNPDWQLIQFMIAPTATFNPFRSSDATVDELIAEIQVGDAAAQASAVQELNTHIVEQAWFAPFYRVQGSFATDAETAVEVLPTNAFPNIYDFQPKS is encoded by the coding sequence ATGATCCGATGGAAGATGGCCGCGGCCACCGCAGCGCTCGCCGTCTCGACGGCTCTGGCCGTCAGTGCGTGCTCGGCAGGCACTGAGAACGCAGATGCGGGCGGTGGGCGCCTCACGCTCGGAGCCGTCGGTGCGCCCACAACCTTCGACCCCGCAGGTTCCCAGTGGGGCAACGCCTCTCCGTTCTACCAAGCGGTGTTCGATACGCTCCTGCTCGCCACGCCAGAGGGTGAGATCGAGCCTTGGCTCGCGACCGACTGGTCGTACAACGAGGACAACACGCAACTGACGCTCACCCTGCGCGACGATGTGACGTTCACGGACGGGTCGAAGCTGACCGGCGATGTCGTGGTCACGAATCTGCAGCGATTCAAGGACGGGACCGGTCCGGATGCCGGCTACCTCGCCAACGTCTCCACCTTCGAGGCTCCGGACGACGCCACCGTGGTGATCACCCTGAGCGCACCGGATCCCGCCCTGGTCAGCTACTTGACGCGGGACGCTGGACTCGTGGGTGCCTCGGACTCCCTCGACACCCCGGACACCGCGACGACGCCGGTGGGGTCCGGGCCGTACATGCTCGACACGGGCGCCACTGTCACCGGAACGACCTACGTGTACACGAAGAATCCGGACTACTGGAATCCGGACGTCCAGCACTACGACGAGCTCGTGATCAACGTACTCTCGGATGGCACGGCAGCGCTCAACGCCATTCTCGCCGGGGAGGCGAACGGTGTACGCCTGGCGGGCAACGACGCGCTCGACCAGATCGAGGGAGCGGGATGGACGATCAACGCGAACGAGCTCGATTTCCAGGGCCTGCTGCTGCTCGACCGTGCCGGGTCGATGAACCCCGCGCTGGGGGACGTGCGCGTTCGCCAGGCGATCAACTACGCGTTCGACCGTGCTGGGATGCTGGAGGCGGTCGGGCTGGGATACGGCACCGTCACCACTCAGGTGTTCCCCACGACATCGGACGCGTACGACGAGTCGCTGGACAGCTTCTACGAGTACGACCCGGCCATGGCGAGGGAGTTGCTTGCGGAGGCAGGCTACGACGACGGGCTGACGATCTCGATGCCGTCGCTATCGGTTTTCCCTGAGTCGATCTACGCACTCATCGCACAGCAGTTGGCCGAGGTGGGCATCACCGTGGAGCAGACCGACGTCCCCGCCGGGAACTTTATCGCCGACCTGCTTGCGCCGAAGTACCCTGCGTCCTTCATGGCTCTGGAACAGAATCCGGACTGGCAGCTGATCCAGTTCATGATCGCGCCGACGGCCACGTTCAATCCGTTCCGCTCCAGCGACGCGACGGTCGACGAGCTCATCGCAGAGATCCAGGTCGGCGACGCGGCAGCCCAGGCTTCCGCAGTCCAGGAGCTGAACACCCACATCGTCGAGCAGGCGTGGTTCGCACCCTTCTATCGGGTGCAGGGCAGCTTCGCCACCGACGCCGAGACGGCTGTCGAGGTGCTTCCCACGAACGCATTCCCGAATATCTACGACTTCCAGCCGAAGTCCTAG
- a CDS encoding alpha/beta hydrolase, giving the protein MSEDRQPNVSDFIRALEAGTNPETRTEIDDASIRRRFPHLAGVEVVDAPIRGRGGPVPTRRYMAAEAERAALVWIHGGAFLTGDLDMPESHWVALELASRGVAVTTLDYRKALHGVTFPAASDDALDGWTAAVATAVEWCGIPTRGIHIGGASAGANLAAGVCLRLRHSGRPLPAGIVLAYPFVHPEVPPSHREIPVDVPRFLPETVRALNANYLGDGGRRDDPIAFPGMSDPAGLPPVLIVNSEHDDLRASGELFARQLSDAGVDTSVTVEPGTAHGHLDQPGAPAALRTITTFAEWLIDRTQVQVLG; this is encoded by the coding sequence ATGAGTGAAGATCGCCAGCCGAATGTATCCGACTTCATCCGAGCGCTGGAAGCGGGGACCAACCCCGAGACCCGGACGGAAATCGACGACGCGTCGATCCGCCGGCGCTTTCCTCACCTCGCCGGCGTAGAGGTCGTCGATGCGCCGATCCGGGGAAGAGGTGGCCCCGTCCCCACCCGCAGATACATGGCAGCCGAGGCGGAGCGCGCTGCGCTCGTCTGGATTCACGGGGGCGCCTTCCTCACCGGTGACCTCGACATGCCCGAGTCGCACTGGGTGGCGCTCGAGCTCGCGTCACGTGGCGTAGCGGTCACCACGCTGGACTATCGCAAGGCCCTCCACGGCGTCACCTTCCCCGCGGCATCAGATGATGCGCTGGACGGCTGGACTGCGGCAGTGGCGACGGCGGTGGAGTGGTGCGGGATCCCGACCCGGGGGATTCACATCGGTGGTGCAAGCGCCGGCGCGAACCTCGCGGCGGGGGTGTGCCTGCGACTTCGGCACAGCGGGCGACCGCTCCCTGCGGGCATCGTCCTGGCCTACCCGTTCGTCCATCCGGAGGTTCCGCCGAGCCATCGCGAGATCCCAGTCGACGTCCCGCGATTCCTTCCTGAGACCGTCCGAGCGCTCAACGCAAACTACCTCGGCGATGGCGGCAGGCGCGATGATCCGATCGCATTTCCCGGGATGTCCGACCCGGCCGGGTTGCCGCCGGTGCTCATCGTGAACTCGGAGCACGACGACCTGCGAGCGTCGGGCGAGCTCTTCGCCCGGCAGCTCTCGGATGCCGGTGTGGACACCTCAGTCACGGTCGAACCCGGAACGGCGCACGGGCACCTCGACCAGCCGGGTGCTCCGGCAGCACTCCGCACCATCACGACATTCGCGGAGTGGCTCATCGACCGAACGCAGGTGCAGGTCCTCGGTTGA
- a CDS encoding alpha/beta hydrolase, which produces MSNMPFMSGPRVSMNHRIYSVFTLRSGLRAVGSIARHMRRSAMKHPSRSARHRAGSIAAALAGVVAMTLAPTTAMASPPTSEEVGGSVAHHRYFSENLGAESGVVVYTPPQYDARRPLPVLYIAPGGCRDEEHWFTIPGVDAESLDAVFHSGDAEPMIIVSVNGSVGSDLFESPLADPFPTELVDSVVPFVDAHYATIPNGRHRALAGNSCGGIQVLNTLIQYPGAFSEIGLWSTGWFPSTLESFATDPALAATLESPRLEHGTRYLEARVGADDFLAGPNLQATADFLATEAGIETPTFEAIPGIGHDDEAGRLALFGGLKSFFD; this is translated from the coding sequence ATGAGCAACATGCCTTTCATGTCCGGCCCGCGTGTCTCCATGAATCATCGCATTTACTCAGTTTTCACGCTACGATCTGGCTTGCGCGCGGTCGGCTCGATCGCGCGGCACATGAGAAGGAGCGCAATGAAGCACCCATCCAGATCTGCGCGGCACCGCGCAGGGTCGATCGCCGCCGCACTGGCCGGCGTCGTCGCCATGACACTCGCCCCCACGACCGCGATGGCGTCGCCGCCCACGTCGGAGGAAGTCGGTGGCAGCGTCGCGCACCACCGGTACTTCTCCGAGAATCTTGGCGCCGAGAGCGGTGTCGTGGTCTACACACCTCCCCAGTACGACGCACGCAGGCCTCTCCCCGTGCTGTACATCGCACCCGGTGGGTGCCGAGACGAGGAGCACTGGTTCACGATCCCCGGTGTCGACGCCGAATCGCTCGACGCGGTCTTCCATTCCGGCGATGCCGAACCGATGATCATCGTCAGTGTCAACGGTTCTGTGGGAAGCGACCTGTTCGAGAGTCCGTTGGCCGACCCGTTCCCGACCGAGCTCGTCGACAGCGTGGTGCCGTTCGTCGACGCGCACTACGCGACCATCCCGAACGGACGGCACCGGGCCCTCGCCGGCAACTCGTGCGGTGGGATCCAGGTGCTCAACACCCTGATCCAGTACCCGGGCGCGTTCTCCGAGATCGGGCTCTGGAGCACGGGTTGGTTCCCGTCGACGCTCGAGTCGTTCGCGACCGACCCGGCGCTTGCCGCCACCCTGGAGAGTCCCCGACTCGAGCACGGCACCAGGTACCTCGAGGCGCGAGTGGGGGCAGACGACTTCCTCGCCGGCCCCAACCTCCAGGCCACGGCCGACTTCCTCGCCACCGAGGCCGGCATCGAGACGCCGACATTCGAGGCCATTCCGGGCATCGGTCACGACGACGAGGCGGGTCGGCTCGCACTGTTCGGCGGGCTGAAGTCGTTCTTCGACTGA
- a CDS encoding AlbA family DNA-binding domain-containing protein, with amino-acid sequence MSGNVLFDAPPWAVAVVILAAVLVALAFSGIARLILRRRAKLRASTAILLSLSGIVVGLLLTELIGSDPNLGSPLVLITTLGMAVLFIGVYGAIAAHLQRPTRASIEQLMRAGESDQIEFKSTARINLRTGEKDARMEQVIAKTVAAFLNGDGGALLIGVDDAGTALGLDADLATLRTPDLDRYELWLRDLMTTSLGTAATSLVRVDFAEVPNGHEAATDGTATDGTATVCRVEMTASPRPVYLRPGKSADPELWVRAGNSTRKLAVDEAATYVMHRWPLGVGSNVAAQFRAAVRFSEDR; translated from the coding sequence GTGTCCGGAAACGTCCTCTTCGACGCCCCGCCGTGGGCGGTGGCCGTGGTCATCCTCGCCGCGGTGCTCGTCGCGCTCGCCTTCTCGGGCATCGCTCGCTTGATCCTTCGCCGTCGGGCCAAGCTCCGAGCGTCGACGGCGATTCTGCTGTCGCTGTCGGGCATCGTCGTGGGCCTGCTGCTGACGGAGCTGATCGGGTCGGACCCGAACCTGGGCAGCCCGCTCGTGCTGATCACCACGCTCGGCATGGCCGTGCTGTTCATCGGCGTCTACGGCGCGATCGCCGCACACCTGCAGCGCCCGACCCGCGCGAGTATCGAGCAGCTCATGCGTGCCGGTGAGTCCGACCAGATCGAGTTCAAGTCGACCGCCCGCATCAACCTGCGCACGGGCGAGAAGGACGCGCGCATGGAGCAGGTCATCGCGAAGACCGTCGCCGCCTTCCTGAACGGCGACGGCGGCGCGCTGCTGATCGGCGTCGACGACGCCGGCACCGCGCTGGGCCTCGACGCCGACCTCGCGACCCTGCGCACGCCCGACCTCGACCGCTACGAGCTCTGGCTGCGCGACCTCATGACCACCTCGCTCGGCACCGCCGCCACCTCCCTCGTGCGGGTCGACTTCGCCGAGGTGCCCAACGGCCACGAGGCGGCCACCGACGGGACGGCCACCGATGGGACGGCCACCGTGTGCCGCGTCGAGATGACCGCGTCGCCGCGCCCGGTGTACCTGCGCCCGGGCAAGTCGGCCGACCCCGAGCTCTGGGTGCGCGCGGGCAACTCCACCCGCAAGCTCGCCGTCGACGAGGCGGCGACCTACGTCATGCACCGCTGGCCCCTCGGCGTCGGGTCCAACGTGGCGGCGCAGTTCCGCGCGGCGGTGCGGTTCTCCGAGGATCGGTAG
- a CDS encoding aldo/keto reductase: protein MHHTISLNDGTELPQIGLGVYLVTDVDICEASVTQAIDSGYRLIDTATVYRNERAVGRGIRASGVPRDQIVVTTKIWPSDYGARRTRAAIERSLDRLGTGRIDLLLLHQPVGDVAGAWAAMEDAVDRGDVGSIGVSNFTAEDLRPLLASARVRPAVDQVELHPYWRQPDLLPFLAAEGIVPQAWYPLGHGSTELLAEPAVTRPAERTGRSPVQVVLRWHVQSGIIALPKSTNPAHIAANLDIFDFELEPAEMAAIDALGRSRPMYRAPRWALSALARLGTPPQLR, encoded by the coding sequence GTGCACCACACCATCTCGCTGAACGACGGCACCGAGCTGCCGCAGATCGGCCTGGGCGTCTACCTCGTCACCGACGTCGATATCTGCGAGGCCAGCGTCACGCAGGCCATCGATTCGGGCTACAGACTGATCGACACCGCGACCGTCTACCGCAACGAGCGTGCGGTGGGTCGCGGCATCCGTGCGTCCGGAGTGCCCCGCGACCAGATCGTCGTCACGACGAAGATCTGGCCGTCCGACTACGGGGCGCGCAGGACACGCGCCGCGATCGAGCGTTCACTCGACCGCCTCGGCACCGGTCGCATCGACCTGCTGCTGCTCCATCAGCCGGTCGGCGACGTCGCAGGAGCCTGGGCCGCGATGGAGGATGCGGTCGACCGCGGCGACGTGGGCTCGATCGGCGTGAGCAACTTCACCGCCGAGGACCTGCGTCCGCTCCTCGCATCCGCTCGTGTTCGCCCCGCCGTCGACCAGGTCGAACTGCACCCCTACTGGCGGCAGCCCGACCTCCTGCCGTTCCTCGCAGCGGAGGGCATCGTGCCGCAGGCCTGGTACCCGCTCGGCCATGGCTCGACGGAGCTCCTCGCCGAGCCCGCGGTGACCCGACCCGCCGAGCGCACCGGCAGGAGCCCCGTGCAGGTGGTGCTGCGCTGGCACGTCCAATCCGGGATCATCGCGCTGCCCAAGTCGACCAACCCCGCGCACATCGCGGCGAACCTCGACATCTTCGACTTCGAGCTCGAGCCGGCGGAGATGGCCGCGATCGACGCCCTCGGCAGGTCGCGGCCGATGTACCGGGCGCCCCGTTGGGCGCTGTCCGCCCTCGCGCGGCTGGGCACGCCGCCGCAGTTGCGCTGA
- a CDS encoding Fic family protein, whose protein sequence is MRDLVEYLNRDDMPALIQASIAHAQFESIHPFTDGNGRIGRALVSAALRRRGVTRHTVVPLASGILARRDEYFDSLGAYRAGEPGSIVGLFVRSAEVAATEARESIERITDLPSEWAADLRPRAGSAIARLLPLLFDHPALDADEVERLSGVGPVQTYAAIDRLVEAGIMREITGRKRDRVWVASALLAELDDLDRRIQAGMRAPEENGSR, encoded by the coding sequence ATGCGCGATCTCGTCGAGTACCTCAACCGCGACGACATGCCGGCGCTCATTCAGGCGTCGATCGCCCACGCGCAGTTCGAGTCGATCCATCCGTTCACCGACGGCAACGGCCGCATCGGCAGGGCGCTCGTGTCGGCCGCATTGCGCCGAAGAGGAGTGACCAGGCACACCGTGGTCCCACTGGCGTCGGGCATCCTGGCTCGACGTGACGAGTACTTCGACTCCCTCGGTGCGTACCGCGCCGGGGAGCCGGGGTCGATCGTCGGTCTCTTCGTCCGATCCGCCGAGGTCGCAGCGACCGAAGCCCGGGAGTCCATCGAGCGCATCACCGACCTCCCCTCCGAATGGGCGGCTGACCTGCGGCCGCGCGCGGGCTCGGCGATCGCACGGCTGCTACCGCTGCTGTTCGACCACCCCGCGCTCGACGCAGACGAGGTGGAGCGGCTCTCGGGCGTGGGCCCGGTGCAGACGTACGCCGCGATCGATCGCTTGGTCGAAGCGGGCATCATGCGAGAGATCACGGGGCGGAAGCGAGATCGGGTATGGGTGGCATCCGCACTGCTCGCCGAGCTCGACGATCTCGATCGACGCATCCAGGCGGGGATGCGGGCGCCGGAGGAGAATGGCTCACGATGA
- a CDS encoding beta-galactosidase, with the protein MTQHHRDLNLRVADERTAPTRPRLANDEDARPGLELTSAGILRAGRPWIPVSGELHYSRVPRDRWEERLRLMVAGGISVVSSYVPWLHHAPDGPEASFAGNLDLAAFVDLARAQGLEVVLRIGPWVHAEMRNGGFPDWVQEASVAHRTDDPAYLALVLEWWRQLGDHLDGRCTPATVLGIQLENELYDQPGHLVTLKRLARECGMSAPFWTATAWGGAELPPGEVFPLYGGYADGFWVDADAPWDPTFREHFFHSDVWDDPGIGADVRDGEAKPERSTFDTAFPPATCELGGGMATAYHRRPLPSGRDVAAVAHCKIGNGSAWQGFFMYVGGTNPRRGLQESQATGYPNDLPQLGYDFHAPVGEAGRLGDGHAELRVQHAFLAAFADVLGQSHLPDVRPDGVEDGETLRWAYRGGRDGGFVFVVWHQPHVPLPTYRGASFALDLGPRGVVRFPATPLDIPAGTLARWPVRLPVGGVRIEWLTASALTVLGGGASGGAPAGAVPTLVAIAERGVPVELGLGADATLASGVRATAGVAPSGAAAPATTAFEIEPSRDPIRITAPDGALDLLVLPAGDARRVWVQRDAEGGATRMLLADDALTWSVDGRIEARPEHPGAPAERPEVLAYDSATRSFAPLPMQYVARGAFAGTVGVTPLHPPRPGRPHGYGSRDGRAAAPGDDVMAAHAAEFRIELPPEASDPDACLEITWAGDVGEVLVDGVVVADRFWDASDWRVNCADAGLVPGSDVTLRILPLAPDVAVHVPAPAQAHRDATDGDLVALDGVRLTVRGLWREVR; encoded by the coding sequence ATGACCCAGCACCACCGCGACCTCAACCTGCGCGTCGCCGACGAGCGCACCGCGCCGACACGACCGCGCCTGGCGAACGACGAGGACGCCCGCCCCGGACTCGAGCTGACGAGCGCCGGCATCCTCCGCGCCGGTCGCCCGTGGATCCCCGTCTCGGGTGAGCTGCACTACTCGCGCGTGCCCCGCGACCGGTGGGAAGAGCGCCTGCGCCTGATGGTCGCGGGCGGCATCAGCGTGGTCTCGAGCTACGTGCCCTGGCTGCATCACGCGCCCGACGGCCCCGAGGCATCCTTCGCCGGCAACCTCGACCTCGCCGCGTTCGTCGACCTCGCCCGCGCGCAGGGGCTCGAGGTCGTGCTGCGCATCGGCCCGTGGGTGCACGCCGAGATGCGCAACGGCGGGTTTCCCGACTGGGTGCAGGAGGCATCCGTCGCCCACCGCACCGACGACCCCGCCTACCTCGCCCTGGTGCTCGAGTGGTGGCGGCAGCTCGGCGATCACCTCGACGGGCGCTGCACGCCGGCCACCGTGCTCGGCATCCAGCTCGAGAACGAGCTCTACGACCAGCCCGGCCACCTCGTCACGCTCAAGCGGCTCGCGCGCGAGTGCGGCATGTCGGCGCCGTTCTGGACCGCGACCGCGTGGGGCGGGGCCGAGCTGCCGCCCGGCGAGGTGTTCCCGCTGTACGGCGGGTACGCCGACGGGTTCTGGGTCGATGCGGATGCCCCGTGGGACCCGACGTTCCGCGAGCACTTCTTCCATTCCGACGTGTGGGACGACCCGGGTATCGGGGCCGACGTGCGCGACGGCGAGGCCAAGCCCGAGCGCTCCACGTTCGACACGGCCTTCCCGCCCGCGACCTGCGAGCTGGGCGGCGGCATGGCGACCGCCTACCACCGCAGGCCATTGCCGAGCGGGCGCGACGTGGCGGCCGTCGCCCACTGCAAGATCGGCAACGGATCGGCCTGGCAGGGCTTCTTCATGTACGTCGGCGGCACGAACCCGCGGCGCGGGCTCCAGGAGTCGCAGGCGACCGGCTACCCGAACGACCTGCCGCAGCTCGGCTACGACTTCCACGCACCGGTCGGGGAGGCGGGCCGCCTGGGCGACGGGCACGCCGAGCTGCGCGTGCAGCACGCGTTCCTCGCGGCGTTCGCCGACGTGCTGGGCCAGTCGCACCTGCCCGACGTGCGTCCCGACGGCGTCGAGGACGGCGAGACGCTCCGCTGGGCCTACCGAGGCGGTCGCGACGGCGGGTTCGTCTTCGTCGTGTGGCACCAGCCGCACGTGCCGCTGCCGACGTACCGGGGCGCGTCGTTCGCGCTCGACCTCGGGCCGCGCGGGGTGGTGCGGTTCCCGGCGACACCGCTCGACATCCCGGCGGGCACGCTCGCGCGCTGGCCCGTGCGCCTGCCCGTCGGCGGCGTGCGCATCGAGTGGCTCACCGCGTCGGCGCTGACGGTGCTCGGCGGCGGGGCGTCCGGCGGTGCTCCGGCCGGCGCGGTGCCGACGCTGGTCGCGATCGCCGAGCGCGGCGTGCCGGTCGAGCTCGGGCTGGGCGCGGATGCCACCCTGGCGAGCGGCGTCCGCGCGACCGCCGGCGTTGCGCCCAGCGGCGCCGCTGCACCCGCGACGACCGCCTTCGAGATCGAGCCCTCGCGCGACCCGATCCGCATCACCGCGCCGGACGGCGCGCTCGACCTGCTCGTACTGCCGGCCGGCGACGCCCGTCGCGTCTGGGTGCAGCGCGATGCCGAGGGCGGGGCGACACGGATGCTCCTCGCCGACGACGCACTCACCTGGAGCGTCGACGGCCGCATCGAGGCACGCCCCGAGCACCCCGGCGCGCCTGCCGAGCGCCCCGAGGTGCTCGCCTACGACTCCGCTACGCGTTCGTTCGCGCCGCTGCCGATGCAGTACGTCGCGCGCGGCGCGTTCGCGGGCACCGTCGGCGTCACCCCGCTGCATCCGCCCCGCCCCGGTCGACCGCACGGCTACGGCTCGCGTGACGGGCGGGCCGCCGCCCCGGGCGACGACGTGATGGCCGCGCACGCGGCCGAGTTCCGCATCGAGCTGCCGCCCGAGGCATCCGACCCCGACGCCTGCCTCGAGATCACGTGGGCCGGCGACGTCGGCGAGGTGCTCGTGGACGGCGTCGTCGTGGCCGACCGGTTTTGGGATGCATCCGACTGGCGTGTCAACTGCGCGGATGCCGGCCTCGTGCCCGGGAGCGACGTGACCCTCCGCATCCTGCCGCTCGCGCCCGACGTAGCGGTGCACGTACCGGCGCCCGCCCAGGCGCACCGCGACGCAACCGACGGCGACCTCGTCGCCCTCGACGGCGTGCGCCTGACCGTGCGGGGCCTCTGGCGCGAGGTCCGCTGA